A window of Garciella nitratireducens DSM 15102 contains these coding sequences:
- the spoIIIAB gene encoding stage III sporulation protein SpoIIIAB — protein sequence MIKIFGSTIVLISSTLIGLLMANKYKARVRQLKEIRNSFQMIEIEIFYTATPIIEVMEKLSKQSPQPLKEIFNNILNNLKKRKGESLGDIWKKSFEKERKYTAFTQEDLEVIYFFGSILGTSDRESQLKNAKLVQSQLLKLQEYAEREWIKNERLYKNLGILSGLTVIIILV from the coding sequence TTGATTAAAATTTTTGGAAGTACAATTGTGTTAATATCTAGCACTTTAATTGGACTTTTAATGGCAAATAAATATAAAGCAAGGGTAAGACAATTAAAAGAGATTAGAAATAGTTTTCAAATGATAGAAATTGAAATATTTTATACTGCAACACCTATTATTGAAGTAATGGAAAAGTTATCTAAACAGTCACCACAGCCTTTAAAAGAAATTTTTAATAATATTTTAAACAATTTAAAAAAAAGAAAGGGAGAGAGTTTAGGAGATATATGGAAAAAAAGTTTTGAAAAGGAAAGAAAATATACAGCTTTTACTCAAGAAGATTTGGAAGTTATTTATTTTTTTGGAAGCATTTTGGGAACTTCTGATAGAGAAAGTCAACTAAAAAATGCAAAACTTGTTCAAAGTCAGTTATTAAAATTACAAGAATATGCAGAGAGAGAATGGATAAAAAATGAAAGATTATATAAAAACTTAGGAATATTATCTGGGCTTACTGTGATTATTATATTAGTATAA
- the spoIIIAD gene encoding stage III sporulation protein AD — protein MEIIQIISIGLIATILSVILKKDRPEFSMLIGLVAGIIIFFFVITKLKVVLEVFQDLSSKMDINMKYINIIFKIIGIAYLTEFGAQVCKDAGEGSIATKIEFGGKVLIMIIAVPILMALLDLILKIIP, from the coding sequence ATGGAGATTATTCAGATTATATCAATAGGATTAATTGCCACAATTTTATCAGTGATTCTTAAAAAAGATAGACCTGAATTTTCTATGTTGATAGGATTGGTAGCTGGTATTATCATATTCTTTTTTGTTATTACCAAATTGAAAGTAGTATTAGAAGTTTTTCAAGATCTTTCATCTAAAATGGATATTAATATGAAATATATTAACATTATTTTTAAAATAATTGGTATTGCATATCTTACAGAGTTTGGAGCGCAAGTGTGTAAGGATGCAGGAGAAGGATCAATTGCTACCAAGATAGAATTTGGAGGAAAAGTTTTAATTATGATTATAGCAGTTCCTATATTAATGGCTTTATTAGATCTAATTTTAAAAATAATACCTTAA
- the pilM gene encoding type IV pilus assembly protein PilM: MRKKQAVAFDFGSKNIKFAIGKNKDKYFYLDGYEIISTPKDAISNGKIYDKSKISEMLIQFKKRNKIKRHKIMVSISSGETILRIFEFPKMEERELRKAVKFELEHLLPNSIDNYVVDFNILQEYETKIENGERISMIKVQAAVLPKNIVVNYLTSFKDAGLKIDIIDISSNNMLKLFDSKKIDGNLFKDQKSFNKNIAVIDLGNEKTMVTILEFGKVFLNRVIYRGGRDITNIIAQAFKINKEAAEEWKINHNFLTDNSHTEVYNTLKNYLEDFMSELFSIIDYFISRSAEKKLDVIYLIGGGANMKGICKYFENYIHINTQLGNYYITNDYIKTKREIFQKDLLYLSDVIGILLRKE, encoded by the coding sequence TTGAGAAAAAAGCAAGCAGTTGCCTTTGATTTTGGCTCGAAAAATATTAAATTTGCCATAGGAAAGAATAAAGATAAATATTTTTATTTAGATGGATATGAAATAATTTCAACGCCTAAAGATGCAATTAGTAATGGAAAAATTTATGATAAATCAAAAATTTCGGAAATGCTCATTCAATTTAAAAAAAGAAATAAAATAAAAAGGCATAAAATTATGGTCAGTATTTCTTCAGGAGAAACGATACTTCGAATTTTTGAATTTCCGAAAATGGAAGAAAGAGAATTAAGGAAAGCAGTAAAATTTGAGTTAGAACATTTACTGCCAAATTCTATCGATAATTATGTTGTTGATTTTAATATTTTACAGGAATATGAGACAAAAATAGAAAATGGAGAAAGAATTTCTATGATAAAAGTACAAGCAGCTGTTTTGCCTAAGAACATTGTTGTAAATTATTTAACTAGTTTTAAAGATGCAGGATTAAAAATAGATATTATTGATATTTCTTCGAATAATATGCTTAAATTATTTGATAGTAAAAAAATAGATGGTAATCTTTTTAAAGATCAAAAGTCTTTTAATAAAAATATAGCCGTTATTGACTTAGGAAATGAAAAAACTATGGTTACTATTTTAGAATTTGGGAAAGTTTTTTTAAATAGAGTTATTTATAGAGGGGGAAGAGATATTACTAATATTATTGCTCAAGCCTTTAAAATAAACAAAGAAGCAGCAGAAGAATGGAAAATAAATCATAATTTTTTGACGGACAATTCTCATACAGAGGTATACAATACTTTAAAAAATTATTTAGAAGATTTTATGTCAGAACTTTTTAGCATTATAGATTACTTTATTTCTAGAAGTGCTGAAAAAAAATTAGATGTTATTTATTTAATTGGCGGAGGAGCAAATATGAAAGGAATTTGTAAATATTTTGAAAATTATATTCATATTAATACTCAATTAGGAAATTATTATATAACAAATGATTATATAAAAACAAAGAGAGAAATATTTCAAAAAGATCTTTTATATTTATCTGATGTGATTGGTATATTGTTAAGAAAGGAATAG
- the spoIIIAC gene encoding stage III sporulation protein AC produces the protein MADVNMIFKIAGIGIVVAVLNQVLKKTERDEMATMVTLTGIVVVLMMVIEMVGELFDSVRAIFQLY, from the coding sequence ATGGCAGATGTTAATATGATTTTTAAAATAGCAGGAATTGGTATTGTAGTAGCAGTATTAAATCAAGTATTAAAAAAAACGGAAAGAGACGAAATGGCAACGATGGTTACATTGACAGGAATTGTTGTGGTATTAATGATGGTAATAGAGATGGTAGGAGAATTATTTGATTCTGTAAGAGCAATATTCCAATTATATTAG
- a CDS encoding pilus assembly FimT family protein, whose translation MKKGEYGFTLIEIILVIAIIGVLLGIVGVSIPAYQDFIDRQKLEKETKNIYYSILQARNNAIMDGIKRKVFILPHDDIVKINKNIVNEKTILLSDGIEIYINTYVNSKLELKPIGTVSAGGHITLKSSRGHYATIVVQPTSGRIYMYEGKYQEGKNE comes from the coding sequence ATGAAAAAGGGAGAGTATGGTTTTACATTAATTGAAATTATTTTGGTAATAGCTATTATTGGAGTTCTATTAGGAATTGTTGGCGTTTCAATTCCTGCATATCAAGATTTTATAGATCGACAAAAATTAGAAAAAGAGACTAAAAATATTTATTATTCTATATTACAGGCTCGGAATAATGCTATTATGGATGGAATAAAGCGAAAGGTTTTTATTCTTCCACATGATGATATTGTTAAAATTAATAAAAATATAGTAAATGAAAAGACAATTTTATTGTCTGATGGAATAGAAATTTATATTAATACTTATGTGAATAGTAAATTAGAGCTAAAGCCAATTGGTACTGTATCAGCAGGAGGTCATATTACTTTAAAAAGTTCTAGGGGACATTATGCTACCATTGTAGTACAACCTACTTCGGGGAGGATATATATGTATGAAGGAAAGTATCAAGAAGGGAAAAATGAATAG
- the pilO gene encoding type 4a pilus biogenesis protein PilO codes for MILTNREKFLILILGFVMISAVYLNFLFFPMLKKIHGNLNVLKEKSLILNILQQEDEDEGDLLHEQEIKMQEEMKNIESVLPTQARIPEIYLDILSIANKTGIQQKSFTIQSPKFEEISTSNNNEEKFSNKLMKFSINHIFTGNYSQIKNYMDEIQKLDRKINIIEYQFKNLDLQENENQLLANVTLESYALVKERENYSKFIDYDFIKDHNYGREDPFTLKGEYDINEEDPIKNNQDKDINSNIKNE; via the coding sequence ATGATTTTGACCAATAGAGAAAAATTTTTAATATTAATTTTGGGATTTGTTATGATAAGTGCTGTATATCTAAACTTTTTATTTTTTCCAATGTTAAAAAAAATTCATGGAAATTTAAATGTATTAAAAGAAAAATCACTAATTTTAAATATATTACAACAAGAGGACGAAGACGAAGGAGATTTATTGCATGAACAAGAAATAAAAATGCAAGAGGAGATGAAAAATATAGAATCTGTATTACCTACACAGGCAAGAATTCCTGAAATATATTTAGATATATTATCTATAGCAAATAAAACAGGCATTCAACAAAAGAGTTTTACAATACAAAGCCCAAAATTTGAAGAAATTTCCACTTCTAATAATAATGAAGAAAAATTTTCGAATAAATTAATGAAATTTTCCATTAATCATATATTTACAGGAAATTATAGTCAGATAAAAAATTATATGGATGAAATACAAAAATTAGATAGAAAGATTAATATTATAGAGTATCAATTTAAAAATTTAGATTTACAAGAGAATGAAAATCAGCTATTAGCGAACGTTACTTTAGAAAGTTATGCATTAGTAAAAGAGAGAGAAAATTATTCTAAATTTATAGATTATGATTTTATAAAGGACCATAATTATGGAAGAGAAGATCCTTTTACATTAAAAGGAGAATATGATATAAATGAAGAAGATCCTATAAAGAATAACCAAGATAAAGATATAAATTCTAATATAAAGAATGAATGA
- a CDS encoding PilN domain-containing protein: protein MREMNLLPEEDLYKKYQNKKRKKFMSIVMIFAFLLLFIYFIFVLINLNIEKKVSNINSDIQKLGKVEERRLKISSYQKVITDHKNLLKKLNDKKMDHFVFLEELEKTLPNEVILNNIFFTENNVFHIEGKTTNPNKIADFMVNLSKINGVKNVFLQNINYSLEDNNDKVNFPSFYITFTYSYGEKKDNDFDQ from the coding sequence ATGAGAGAAATGAATTTATTACCGGAAGAAGATCTATATAAAAAATACCAAAATAAAAAGCGAAAAAAATTTATGAGTATTGTAATGATTTTTGCTTTTTTATTGCTTTTCATTTATTTTATTTTTGTTTTGATAAATTTAAATATAGAAAAAAAAGTATCGAACATAAATTCAGATATTCAAAAGTTAGGAAAGGTGGAAGAGCGTCGATTAAAAATTTCTTCTTATCAAAAAGTAATTACAGATCATAAAAATTTATTAAAAAAATTAAATGATAAAAAGATGGATCATTTTGTTTTTCTTGAAGAATTAGAAAAGACACTTCCTAATGAAGTAATATTGAATAATATTTTTTTTACTGAAAATAATGTTTTTCATATAGAAGGGAAAACTACTAATCCTAATAAAATAGCTGATTTTATGGTGAATTTATCTAAAATAAATGGGGTAAAAAATGTCTTTTTGCAAAATATAAACTATTCTTTAGAAGATAATAATGATAAGGTTAATTTTCCAAGTTTTTATATAACTTTTACTTATTCATATGGGGAGAAGAAGGATAATGATTTTGACCAATAG
- the spoIIIAA gene encoding stage III sporulation protein AA, with protein MLIENQEKKNKTIISIENIIFPSLSKNIRASLEKLDRGCLQKVEEIRIRENRPLMLSLNNKDYMLTKDGKFTNFLEDSYIVKKEDTANILQLISDYSLYAIEEELRNGFITLKGGHRVGLTGKAVLENGKIRTLKYISGFNFRISKEIKGVANPVISYIRHPEEEIYHTLIISPPQCGKTTLLRDLIRQISNGNEKNGFKGYKVGIVDERSELAGCYKGVPQNDIGIRTDVLDACPKAQGMIMLIRSMSPHIIATDEIGSREDMEAIEEALNAGIKLITTVHGKNIDEIIRKPVLREIIQKKIFQRMIVLSNRKGPGTIEEIIEGITLKKIK; from the coding sequence ATGTTAATAGAAAATCAAGAGAAAAAAAATAAAACGATTATAAGTATAGAAAATATTATTTTTCCTTCTCTATCAAAAAATATAAGAGCTTCTTTAGAAAAATTAGATAGAGGGTGTTTACAAAAAGTAGAAGAAATAAGGATAAGAGAAAATAGACCGTTGATGCTTAGCTTAAATAATAAAGATTATATGCTAACAAAAGATGGGAAATTTACAAACTTTTTAGAAGACTCTTATATTGTAAAGAAAGAAGATACTGCAAATATTCTTCAATTGATAAGTGATTATTCATTATATGCAATTGAAGAAGAATTAAGAAATGGTTTTATAACTTTAAAGGGTGGTCATCGAGTAGGATTAACTGGAAAAGCAGTTTTAGAAAATGGAAAGATTAGAACTTTAAAATATATTTCAGGATTTAATTTTAGAATTTCTAAAGAAATAAAAGGAGTAGCTAATCCTGTTATTTCGTATATAAGACATCCAGAGGAAGAAATTTATCATACTTTAATTATATCTCCTCCGCAATGTGGAAAGACTACCTTGCTTAGAGATTTAATTAGACAGATTAGTAATGGAAATGAAAAAAATGGTTTTAAGGGATATAAAGTTGGTATTGTAGATGAAAGGTCTGAATTAGCAGGATGTTATAAAGGAGTTCCACAAAATGATATTGGAATAAGGACAGATGTATTAGATGCTTGTCCAAAAGCACAAGGCATGATTATGTTGATTCGTTCTATGTCTCCTCATATTATTGCTACAGATGAAATAGGAAGTAGAGAGGACATGGAAGCAATTGAAGAAGCATTAAATGCAGGAATAAAACTTATAACAACGGTTCATGGCAAAAATATTGATGAAATTATTAGAAAACCAGTGTTAAGAGAGATTATTCAAAAGAAAATATTTCAAAGAATGATTGTTTTGAGCAATAGAAAAGGTCCTGGAACTATTGAAGAAATTATAGAAGGGATTACATTAAAAAAAATAAAATAA
- a CDS encoding CD1247 N-terminal domain-containing protein, protein MNYINEKVSYLKGLTEGLGISDSTKEGKVLLHIVDVLDDISEALEGLVEAQNDLEDYVEVIDEDLSDLEEEIYDDMEDLEDIDFCEIECPECGEIVYVDIDMLDENNHITCPNCEQEIEVDFSCDCDNEDCNC, encoded by the coding sequence ATGAACTATATTAATGAAAAGGTATCTTATTTAAAAGGATTAACAGAAGGATTAGGAATTTCTGACTCTACAAAAGAAGGTAAGGTACTTTTACATATAGTTGATGTTTTAGATGATATTTCCGAAGCATTAGAAGGATTAGTTGAAGCACAGAATGATCTAGAAGATTATGTAGAAGTAATAGATGAAGATTTATCTGATTTGGAGGAAGAGATCTATGATGATATGGAAGATTTAGAAGATATTGATTTTTGTGAAATAGAGTGTCCAGAATGTGGTGAAATAGTTTATGTAGATATAGATATGCTAGATGAAAATAATCATATCACTTGTCCAAATTGTGAGCAAGAAATTGAAGTTGATTTTTCTTGTGATTGTGACAATGAAGATTGTAATTGTTAA
- a CDS encoding PilX N-terminal domain-containing pilus assembly protein — protein sequence MEKFKNEQQGIILLFTLLIMLTLTILGMTMIPLTVIEYKTSKNFSDYEKAYFIAEAGLEETIAQLNDDWENYIPTNLWQSLKDEDQKEQGQFKIFLEDIGENLKIITSTGKVGNIQRTIKVEIEKSNKYSLEQLIKYTVFIQKNLNLEDQVTINGDVNVLGSLINNECEITGEVSKKPLGLNIDNYIQVLENSENTIKEKSNKENDFYDLPNNISEAVENHPVYILEDFKSVVLENQKIFSGLLILKNVEILEIKNESMLNGIILFINDSKIENIRVIWNGNATINGNLITVRDSVTIVNKSKNGKLNINYMNTQDFLPNINNFIEASDFILKINYYKEVL from the coding sequence ATGGAAAAGTTTAAAAATGAGCAACAAGGAATCATATTATTATTTACTCTCTTAATCATGTTAACATTAACAATCCTTGGAATGACTATGATACCTCTTACAGTAATAGAATATAAAACATCTAAAAATTTTTCCGATTATGAGAAAGCTTACTTTATAGCAGAGGCAGGACTAGAAGAAACAATAGCGCAACTCAATGATGATTGGGAAAACTATATTCCAACTAATCTTTGGCAGTCACTAAAAGATGAAGATCAAAAAGAGCAAGGACAATTTAAAATTTTTTTAGAAGATATAGGAGAAAATCTTAAGATCATTACTTCCACAGGTAAAGTTGGAAATATACAACGTACTATAAAAGTAGAAATTGAAAAATCGAATAAATATTCTTTGGAACAACTAATAAAATATACTGTTTTTATACAGAAAAATCTTAATTTGGAAGATCAAGTTACCATTAATGGAGATGTGAACGTATTAGGAAGTTTAATTAATAATGAATGTGAAATTACTGGAGAAGTATCTAAAAAACCTTTGGGATTAAATATAGATAATTATATACAAGTATTAGAGAATAGTGAAAATACAATAAAAGAAAAATCTAATAAAGAAAATGACTTTTATGATCTACCTAATAACATTTCTGAAGCTGTAGAAAATCATCCGGTTTATATACTTGAAGATTTTAAATCAGTAGTTTTAGAAAATCAAAAGATATTTAGCGGATTACTTATATTAAAAAATGTAGAGATATTAGAGATAAAGAATGAAAGTATGTTAAATGGAATTATTTTATTCATTAATGATTCTAAAATTGAAAATATCAGAGTAATATGGAATGGAAATGCAACTATTAATGGAAATCTTATTACTGTTAGGGATAGTGTAACTATAGTAAATAAGAGTAAAAATGGAAAATTAAATATCAACTATATGAATACACAAGATTTTTTGCCTAATATAAATAATTTTATTGAAGCTTCAGATTTTATATTAAAAATAAATTATTATAAAGAAGTATTATAA
- the efp gene encoding elongation factor P, producing the protein MISAGDFRKGVTFEMDGEIYTVIDFQHVKPGKGAAFVRTKIKNIKTGTTIEKSFNPNDKYPKAHIETKEMQYLYNDGDLYYFMDLETYEQIPLNKDQVEGAIKYIKENMNATIKFYNGEAFSVDPPNFVELEVVQTEPGFKGDTATGANKPAVVETGATINVPLFVNIGDVIRIDTRTGEYMERV; encoded by the coding sequence GTGATATCAGCAGGCGATTTTAGAAAAGGTGTTACCTTTGAAATGGATGGAGAAATATATACAGTGATAGATTTCCAACATGTTAAGCCTGGCAAAGGAGCAGCTTTTGTAAGAACAAAAATTAAAAATATAAAAACAGGTACTACGATTGAAAAATCATTTAATCCTAATGATAAGTATCCAAAAGCTCATATAGAAACAAAAGAAATGCAATATTTATATAATGATGGAGACTTATATTATTTTATGGATTTAGAAACTTATGAACAAATTCCTTTAAATAAAGATCAAGTAGAAGGGGCTATAAAATATATTAAAGAAAATATGAATGCGACTATTAAATTTTATAATGGAGAAGCCTTTTCTGTAGATCCACCAAATTTTGTAGAATTAGAAGTAGTGCAAACGGAACCAGGATTCAAAGGGGATACTGCAACAGGAGCTAATAAGCCAGCTGTAGTTGAAACAGGAGCTACTATTAATGTCCCATTATTTGTAAATATTGGTGATGTAATTCGGATAGATACCCGAACTGGAGAGTATATGGAAAGAGTTTAG
- a CDS encoding PilW family protein, whose amino-acid sequence MKKGEKGFTFIELIVVMALIGIIFPVVVSMFFIGIRSYKTSEDQLESHHNARWTFMYIERQIKSSEKIYIKNDIKNNWTILYLQDMETPQYYNYYFLNKETGILMKYKVDQNLKSIGLGSTSQLASNIKKFQFIADVDSYLFYLHITSEVNGKEFDLKSNIRAGGEVINLNRNFE is encoded by the coding sequence TTGAAAAAAGGCGAAAAAGGGTTTACTTTTATTGAGCTAATTGTAGTGATGGCTTTAATAGGAATTATTTTTCCAGTAGTTGTTTCTATGTTCTTTATAGGAATACGTTCTTATAAAACTTCAGAAGATCAATTAGAAAGTCATCATAATGCTCGCTGGACTTTTATGTATATTGAGAGGCAAATTAAAAGTTCAGAAAAAATTTATATTAAAAATGATATAAAAAATAATTGGACAATCCTATATTTACAGGATATGGAGACGCCTCAATATTATAATTATTACTTTTTAAATAAAGAAACAGGTATACTTATGAAGTATAAAGTAGATCAAAATTTGAAATCTATAGGTTTAGGAAGTACTTCTCAATTAGCTTCTAATATAAAAAAATTTCAATTTATCGCAGATGTAGATTCATACTTATTTTATTTACATATTACTTCTGAAGTAAATGGGAAAGAATTTGATTTAAAATCAAATATTCGAGCTGGAGGAGAAGTAATAAATCTTAATAGAAATTTTGAATAA
- a CDS encoding type IV pilus modification PilV family protein, which produces MKESIKKGKMNRTSSGFTLVEVLISIALMGITAVSILGLHSISLQNNIISKEIIESTVITKDIMENIKSQLVNGNYKTSEMIAYYEKKYPESEISIKKDFSKGLYEKGILYEIEIKVFNIRKGSTEIVVSKVYIPNKK; this is translated from the coding sequence ATGAAGGAAAGTATCAAGAAGGGAAAAATGAATAGGACAAGTAGTGGATTTACTTTAGTGGAGGTACTAATTTCAATCGCTCTTATGGGAATAACTGCTGTTTCGATTTTAGGACTTCATAGTATTTCTCTTCAAAATAATATAATTTCCAAAGAAATAATTGAAAGTACAGTCATAACTAAAGATATTATGGAAAATATAAAAAGTCAGTTAGTAAATGGAAATTATAAGACGAGTGAAATGATTGCTTATTACGAAAAAAAGTATCCGGAAAGTGAAATATCTATAAAAAAAGATTTTTCCAAGGGGTTATATGAAAAAGGAATATTATATGAAATTGAAATTAAAGTATTTAATATAAGAAAGGGGAGTACAGAGATAGTTGTTTCTAAAGTTTATATTCCCAATAAAAAATAA
- a CDS encoding TIM barrel protein, with protein MNIKFGPSGNSESFYEEGYKSSLNMPKWLKEKGLSAYEYSCTKGVRIKEITARKIGEEAKKNNIFLSIHAPYYINLANPDRQKRENSKKYIMDTLLAAEWMEAKRVVFHPGSVGKLERQKAFKIAMNTFEEVINYVYKKPLKDIVLCPETMGKRNQLGTLKEVLELCKLDNKIVPTIDFGHLHARNGGSLKEKKDFQEIIDKIEEQIGQERAKKIHIHFSRIEFTKAGEKKHWTYADYQFGPNFDPLAEVLVEKNMTPVIICESRGTMAEDALIFKKIYEETYFRQKLEKCAIK; from the coding sequence ATGAATATAAAGTTTGGACCTTCAGGAAATTCTGAATCTTTTTATGAAGAAGGCTATAAATCTTCTTTAAATATGCCTAAATGGTTAAAAGAGAAGGGATTAAGTGCATATGAATATTCTTGTACAAAAGGTGTCAGGATAAAAGAAATAACTGCGAGAAAGATTGGAGAGGAAGCGAAAAAAAATAATATATTTTTAAGTATACATGCGCCTTATTATATTAATTTAGCAAATCCTGATAGACAAAAAAGAGAAAATTCTAAAAAATATATTATGGATACATTATTAGCTGCTGAGTGGATGGAAGCTAAGAGGGTTGTATTTCATCCTGGATCTGTAGGAAAATTAGAAAGACAAAAAGCTTTTAAAATTGCAATGAATACTTTTGAAGAAGTTATTAATTATGTTTATAAAAAACCATTAAAAGATATTGTTTTATGCCCTGAAACTATGGGAAAAAGAAATCAATTAGGAACGCTTAAAGAAGTTCTTGAATTATGTAAATTAGATAATAAAATTGTTCCTACGATAGATTTTGGCCATTTACATGCCCGTAATGGAGGAAGTTTAAAAGAAAAAAAAGATTTTCAAGAAATTATAGATAAAATAGAAGAGCAAATAGGACAAGAAAGAGCTAAAAAAATTCATATTCATTTTAGTCGTATTGAATTTACTAAAGCAGGCGAGAAGAAACATTGGACTTATGCAGATTATCAATTTGGACCTAACTTTGATCCTTTAGCAGAAGTTTTAGTAGAAAAAAATATGACTCCTGTTATCATATGTGAATCAAGAGGAACTATGGCAGAAGATGCTTTGATTTTTAAAAAAATTTATGAAGAGACCTATTTTAGACAAAAATTAGAAAAATGTGCTATAAAATAA